The following are from one region of the Heliangelus exortis chromosome 2, bHelExo1.hap1, whole genome shotgun sequence genome:
- the GORASP1 gene encoding Golgi reassembly-stacking protein 1, producing the protein MGLGSSSEVPNGGSEGFHVHGVQENSPAQQGGLEPFFDFIIAIGHTRLNKGNCMLKDLLKANAEKAVKLEVYNIKTMKVREVEVIPSNMWGGQGLLGASVRFCSFQGANEHVWHVLDVEPGSPAALAGLQPYTDYVVGSDQILQESEDFFSLVESHEGKPLKLMVYNTEADSIREVVVTPNGAWGGEGSLGCGIGYGYLHRIPTQSVLSKKKPESKPSTPLPEAGTPVPTTNGYTETPLLAPTSQADNSEMLVNLDHSTSEETSGYSPESSLSPPPPLQRVMDPGFLDMSGTSFPELTDLANVSNVSPSASLNMPAADVSEGSEKLVSNSEAPAYSENATALDPEDVSMHSEGSVKQPELDESLPSVPPLPSFALPNEISSKPPETDADNQETKLLLNSMESSLTTTLEKGDEAASEQKEEAAAQGHE; encoded by the exons atggggctgggctCCAGCTCCGAGGTCCCCAACGGTGGCTCCGAGGGATTCCATGTTCACGGG GTCCAAGAAAACTCCCCAGCTCAACAAGGAGGACTGGAACCTTTCTTTGATTTCATCATTGCAATAGGACACACTAGGCTT AATAAAGGAAACTGTATGTTGAAAGATCTGCTGAAGGCAAACGCTGAGAAAGCAGTGAAGCTGGAGGTGTATAACATCAAAACAATGAAAGTAAGAGAGGTGGAGGTGATCCCCAGTAACATGTGGGGAGGACAAGGTCTTCTTGGAGCCAGTGTGAGGTTCTGCAGTTTCCAGGGAGCCAATGAACATGTGTGGCATGTTTTG GATGTTGAACCTGGGTCTCCTGCAGCTCTAGCTGGTCTTCAGCCATACACTGACTATGTTGTTGGATCTGATCAGATTCTTCAGGAG tcaGAAGATTTCTTCTCACTGGTTGAATCCCATGAGGGGAAGCCCCTGAAGTTGATGGTTTATAACACTGAAGCAGATTCCATTCGAGAGGTAGTTGTGACTCCCAATGGAGCTTGGGGTGGAGAAGGAAG CTTAGGATGTGGCATTGGATATGGCTATTTGCACAGAATTCCAACACAGTCAGTACTATCAAAGAAGAAGCCAGAAAGCAAACCATCAACACCCTTACCAGAAGCTGGAACTCCTGTACCAACTACTAATGGTTACACAGAG ACTCCATTACTGGCACCCACTTCTCAGGCTGACAACTCTGAAATGCTCGTGAACTTGGATCATTCCACAAGTGAGGAAACGAGTGGTTATTCACCAGAAAGCtcactttctcctcctccccctctccagaGAGTAATGGATCCAG GATTTCTAGATATGTCTGGTACTTCATTTCCTGAACTCACTGACTTAGCAAATGTGTCCAATGTGTCTCCATCTGCCTCCCTCAACATGCCAGCAGCAGATGTGTCAGAAGGCTCAGAAAAGTTGGTGTCGAACAGTGAGGCTCCTGCTTATTCTG AGAATGCCACAGCTTTGGACCCTGAAGATGTATCCATGCATTCTGAAGGTTCAGTCAAGCAGCCTGAATTGGATGAGTCACTGCCTTCAGTTCCACCATTACCTTCTTTTGCTCTCCCTAATGAAATTTCTTCAAAACCACCAGAAACTGATGCTGATAACCAAGAAACAAAGCTGCTCTTAAACAGTATGGAGAGCTCCTTAACCACTACTCTGGAGAAAGGTGATGAAGCAGCAAGTGAACAGAAAGAAGAAGCAGCTGCACAAGGTCACGAGTGA